One Tachypleus tridentatus isolate NWPU-2018 chromosome 3, ASM421037v1, whole genome shotgun sequence DNA window includes the following coding sequences:
- the LOC143247492 gene encoding high mobility group protein DSP1-like, which yields MGKGEKPRGRMSAYAFFVQTCREEHRKKHPDENVVFAEFSRKCAERWKTMSEKEKQRFQQMAEKDKKRYESEMANYKPPKGEKKGRKRKRTKDPNAPKRALSAFFWFCNDERPKVKEMMPSSSVGDIAKELGKRWNEVSEDLKSKYEGLAAKDKARYEKEVKAYKGKKSKGGTPAAKGGGASKKKDDSDEEEEEEEEEEEEDEEDGEEEDDDDD from the exons ATGGGTAAAGGAGAAAAACCCCGTGGACGTATGTCAGCATATGCTTTCTTTGTGCAGACATGCCGAGAAGAGCATAGAAAAAAACATCCAGATGAAAATGTTGTGTTTGCAGAATTTTCAAGGAAGTGTGCAGAGAGGTggaag ACAATGTCAGAAAAGGAGAAGCAGAGATTTCAACAGATGGCAGAGAAAGATAAGAAACGATACGAATCTGAAATGGCAAATTATAAGCCACCAAAAGGAGAGAAAAAGGGAAGGAAACGAAAAAGGACAAAGGACCCAAATGCTCCAAAAAGGGCACT GTCGGCATTTTTCTGGTTTTGCAATGATGAGCGACCCAAGGTGAAGGAAATGATGCCTAGTTCTTCAGTCGGTGACATTGCAAAAGAACTTGGTAAGAGATGGAATGAAGTGTCTGAAGATTTAAAATCCAAATACGAAGGGTTAGCTGCAAAAGACAAAGCACGATATGAAAag GAAGTTAAAGCTTATAAAGGTAAGAAATCAAAAGGTGGGACACCAGCTGCTAAAGGAGGTGGAGCATCTAAGAAAAAGGATGACTCAGATGAGGAAGAGGAAGAAGAGGAGGAGGAGGAGGAAGAAGATGAAGAAGATGGTGAGGAagaagatgatgatgatgattga